The DNA window ATAACGCTTCTACCAGAACCGTTCCTATACCACAACAAGGATCAATTGCTCGAACACCCTCTGGATGAGGAACCGCAATATTTGCTACTGCACGTGCTACTCGGGTGCTAAGTGCAGTAGAATACTCCCGCGGCTTTTTTATATGTGCAAACCATACTGGCTCACTTTTTGTATACGTACCAAAATACCAACGACCTTCGTATGGAACTACTGCGTAAAGTTGGTTCGGATTATGTAAATCGAAATCTCCTTGCATTTCAGTCCCAATAGCTCTTTCTATTTGAAGACGTTCGCTATTTTCAATTTTATCTTTTCCTTGTCGATCGTTAATCTTTAAAAAGATCACTTTATTTGTTTCATTTTCCGATCCAAAAGCGGGAGCCTGTGCAACAATTTCCTCTACAGTGTCACCCTCTGCTAAAACTTCCACTCTACCTTTCATAAATGGACTTCTACTTGGATCAATTTTTATACTACTCTTTATAATTTTTACCTCTGTGTCTTTTCCAAAAAAAGAGCGCATCTCTAAGTGACATAGAGAGCGTTCTGCATCATTGTATGCAAATGTATAGATAAATGCCGGTTGGCGGCTATTATTCATCAATGTATTCCCTCCAATATTACTTCCATTATAACACGCTATATTTTCTAAGTCAGAACCAAGAATTGAATAGGCATTCATCAGAAAAAATAGTATGACAGTAAGTTTCAGGAGAGCTAGAAATGACTTTCTACTGTTTTAATAACACGAAAAAGAAGCATATTTACAGGTTTTTAACCGAACAACATCCTTTCATCGCAAATAATGATATATCTCTTCTCCGATATCAGATATGATTTGCTTGGATATTAAGTCATCTTCGTCCTTTGATAGAACAGTTACAACTAGTTTTCGTTGTCCAACGAAAAAGATGCCAACATCGTGGCGAGTACCCGGAATCCATCCTGTTTTATGAGCCAACTCCCAAGCAGTCATGCCATTATTGAAATTGGAGTATGGGGACGGTAGTTTTTCTGGTAAACAATCTTTTATTTGTTGCTTTTTCATCATACCAATCATTTGATCACTAGCTTTTAAAGACACTAGACCCCCTGTAGCCATCTGTTTTAAAACCTTTGCAATATCATTCGCTGTAATTTGATTGAAGTCTTTTGGATTTGGATTATTCATCATTAGCTTATGATAAATTGTACTCTTCTCCATCCCCTCTTTTTTCATCGACTGTACAATGTTATCCACTCCAACAAGATCAATCAGTATATTCGTTGCAGTGTTATCACTTTGGATAATCATCAGCATAATAATGTCTTGAATGGATAGAGACGTTCCCGGGGTCAAGTGTTGAAGAACACCAGAACCACCTACGAAGCCGTCTTGCTTTAGAATAATTGGATCAGTTAACGCTAATTCCCCGTGTTCAACAGCGGAGAAAACTGCAACCATTATAGGTACTTTAATAACACTTGCTGCGTAAAAGAGTTCATCTCCATTTAACTCCCACTTCTGCCCTAAATCCAAATCTTCCAAAACGATTCCCCATGTACCTTTTGATTGTTCAATCAAACCCTCGATTCTACTTACAAGTGTTTTCACTATATATCCCCCTTATCTTCGGTATCTTATTGTTTATTATAAAATAAAATATTCTAACAATAGTGAAAATTATAAAAATTACTATTAATAAGAAAAGCGCAAGCGCTCTCTAAGTACAAAACCTGTTTTGTATCGTTTCCGGAGGTATTTGGACAGACTTATTGCTATATCATTACCGATTGATTTTTTGAGAGGCTGGTCGTCGCCCTCCTTCAACGGTACGAATAAGGGTAAGATCTTTTTGGATAATGAGGGAAAA is part of the Psychrobacillus sp. FSL H8-0483 genome and encodes:
- a CDS encoding RNA methyltransferase, coding for MNNSRQPAFIYTFAYNDAERSLCHLEMRSFFGKDTEVKIIKSSIKIDPSRSPFMKGRVEVLAEGDTVEEIVAQAPAFGSENETNKVIFLKINDRQGKDKIENSERLQIERAIGTEMQGDFDLHNPNQLYAVVPYEGRWYFGTYTKSEPVWFAHIKKPREYSTALSTRVARAVANIAVPHPEGVRAIDPCCGIGTVLVEALSMGIHIVGRDINPLVCDGSRENIAYFGLTGDVKKSAIEEIIETYDVAIIDLPYNLYTHVSWEDQFTILKHARRIAKKVVIVTIESMDDRLESVGLQIKDRCITKKQQFTREVVVCE
- a CDS encoding serine hydrolase, translating into MKTLVSRIEGLIEQSKGTWGIVLEDLDLGQKWELNGDELFYAASVIKVPIMVAVFSAVEHGELALTDPIILKQDGFVGGSGVLQHLTPGTSLSIQDIIMLMIIQSDNTATNILIDLVGVDNIVQSMKKEGMEKSTIYHKLMMNNPNPKDFNQITANDIAKVLKQMATGGLVSLKASDQMIGMMKKQQIKDCLPEKLPSPYSNFNNGMTAWELAHKTGWIPGTRHDVGIFFVGQRKLVVTVLSKDEDDLISKQIISDIGEEIYHYLR